One genomic segment of Nocardia spumae includes these proteins:
- a CDS encoding type I polyketide synthase: MSDIAIVGIGCRFAGGIDSPESFWDFVIGKRDGVVDMPADRWDFRRYYDPEPRTPGRSYTKRGAFMTIDPWQFDPDFFGISPREATVLDPQQRLMLEVTWEALDDAGMAGRAAGASVGVYVGGFVVDQSVIGVVGPALFHTDMHTPASASYTMLSNRIAYALNLVGPAITVDTACSSSLVSFHLACQALANDDCEVALAGGVNVMLQPETFVLMCKGGFLATDGRCKSFDASADGYGRGEGAGMVVLKKLDDAVRAGDRVYAVVKATGSNQDGRTTAITVPNVDSQEALARTVCERSGLAPDSVTYLEAHGTGTLVGDPVELRALGRVFGAPAGRTDTVGVGSVKATIGHTEAAAGVASVIKAALAIKHRTLPPQGWLEKQNPDIPFEELGLRVQTEAEPLPADAGPMSVAVNGFGYGGTNAHAILQEYVGAAPAAAGPRRHLGILPISARGTAAARALAGRFADLIDGGTDPDHLAEAAWTRMAHHPFRTGVLIGANTEDLVRDLRAYAAGEGRDASRTVVSRAAEPVFVFSGMGPQHWRMGRELLAAGGIFAETAAAIDAEFRAVAGWSIIEELQRPEDESRVTRTEVAQPANFLVQVGLARELAQYGIEPAAIVGHSVGEVSAAYVSGMLSLRDAVSVAYHRARLQATTAGTGGMLAVGLPRNKAAALIADEPGVDIAAVNSPSAVTLSGDLERLDVIAEKLTEDGVFARRLRVEVPYHSRLMEPIEAELRTVLADLTPRPPTVPLYSTVTGERVTEGDWNAEYWWSNVRQPVRFLDAITTLIGAGSRIFLEVGPHPVLSGNIREALLGADAQGTTVPTLDREQRDADSLRRTLIGLHAAGVLDRDVLFPADRPATPHLPLPRYPWQRTRLHSALPLFEQARLGTPGGYAMLGDPDVEGRPEWLLQVGTELLPWLPDHVVNGIKIMPGAAYLDAALSATQARIGSEQVALEGVRFVAPLVMGAPDVPLVALSIEEASGRFLIRSRSATGTAWTVHASGRTLTGSHEQTTVAVPEIEVGIDVDPALFYSGLAAAGLRYGPSFQRVTSVRVGRDVVVATVDGAIAADSGHLAHPAVVDAAMQCAAMLFADERIDEGVMVPVGVAAVRLLAALPETVTVVARRDPKARLRADVDLLDADHNLVVRLSELQIGALRPGDDPLHRMAELYYTETLEERDPIDPAALADAGTVSTLVVRLGDTGRAADLAAAIPGSRLHAVGSTGPELEAELVEQLRAAREDAAQRLHVCVVAGAVGDDVAELWTLKRIAVAIAEFVEPPSENGAPQTIFGDGVVHCTLVTESAFTLPGSDAAPDTGQAALAGARRVLLNEQTALRWRLIDTEPATSVADLVAELAVPGAFSLDNSDEVLLRAGKRWATVITKPLPDRLEELETAAPLTDPEANFELDMPRTRLLSALAWRECPRPAPGPGEIEIRMQVIGLNYKDPLKVIGLLGERELAPTYFGTVPGMEGVGTVVRIGPGVDGVGPGDLVGVAAKGMMRRFAVVDRGLAVALPEGTDPGHCTSIIAFGTAEYALLDLARLEPGETVLVHGAAGGVGTAAIQVAKARGATIIGTASTPERREHVLAMGADYAVNSRSLNFVDEVAAITGGAGADVIISSAPGEILRQNFNAAAEFGRIVEVGKADIYTGGLLELANFDKNLSYFSMDLDRLVKVKPQRLAALLRRVFEKVTEGTYRPLPYHMFDTAEVGKAFEETLRSSRAARIALRIDAPEPPVRPYLPDVEISDTATYLVTGGFGGFGLAIGRWLTLRGARRLVLLGRRGATTEEARRQLEAWRAIGIEVVEELVDVTDPVAVAGAITRAHSTEHPLRGVFHAAGAVADNNLAKMEIGQLEQVYRPKVLGAQIVHAAVADAGITLDMFVLCSSGGSMYGIYGQYSYCAANIAVESLAVRWSQAGERALCVGWGHLSGAGGMAANETSEKYLDLVGFGPIDMGDATAYLEQALRLGASRVAVIPTDWAKLTGTFPQLARTGRTAALARASAKDTSELARLRDELAAMEETKRGPHIARLMAGELAVVMGVDVETIDMTIPVPELGLDSLMAVELGARVTKTLGIDLMSLQMGRSFSLEQAGPKVAELILAHEPGGGQPDPATVAAAVEGAVTNGSRRAGEGSNGNGADAGAVAVMAGVS; the protein is encoded by the coding sequence GTGTCGGATATAGCAATTGTGGGTATCGGCTGTCGATTCGCGGGCGGAATCGATTCGCCGGAATCGTTCTGGGACTTCGTCATCGGCAAACGCGACGGTGTGGTCGACATGCCGGCGGATCGCTGGGATTTCCGCCGCTACTACGACCCCGAACCCCGTACGCCGGGCCGCAGCTACACCAAGCGTGGCGCATTCATGACCATCGATCCCTGGCAGTTCGATCCAGACTTCTTCGGTATCTCCCCGCGTGAGGCGACGGTACTGGACCCGCAGCAGCGTCTCATGCTCGAGGTGACCTGGGAGGCGCTCGACGACGCCGGGATGGCGGGCCGGGCGGCGGGTGCCTCGGTCGGTGTGTACGTCGGCGGATTCGTGGTCGACCAGTCGGTGATCGGCGTGGTCGGCCCGGCCCTGTTCCACACCGATATGCACACGCCCGCGAGCGCGTCCTACACCATGCTGTCGAACCGGATCGCCTACGCGCTCAACCTGGTCGGCCCCGCGATCACCGTCGACACCGCCTGCTCCTCGTCGCTGGTCTCCTTCCACCTGGCCTGCCAGGCGCTCGCGAACGACGACTGCGAGGTGGCCCTCGCGGGTGGCGTGAACGTCATGTTGCAGCCGGAGACGTTCGTGCTGATGTGCAAGGGCGGTTTCCTGGCCACCGATGGCCGGTGCAAATCCTTCGACGCCTCCGCCGACGGCTACGGCCGCGGTGAGGGCGCGGGCATGGTGGTGCTGAAGAAGCTCGACGACGCGGTGCGCGCCGGCGACCGCGTCTACGCGGTGGTCAAGGCCACGGGCTCGAATCAGGACGGGCGCACCACGGCCATCACGGTGCCGAATGTCGATTCCCAGGAAGCGCTGGCCCGCACCGTGTGTGAACGCTCGGGCCTGGCGCCGGATTCGGTCACCTATCTGGAGGCGCACGGCACCGGCACCCTGGTCGGTGATCCGGTCGAATTGCGGGCGCTGGGACGAGTTTTCGGCGCACCGGCCGGTCGAACGGACACGGTGGGCGTGGGTTCGGTCAAGGCCACCATCGGTCACACCGAGGCCGCGGCCGGCGTCGCGAGCGTGATCAAGGCCGCGCTGGCCATCAAACATCGCACCCTGCCGCCCCAGGGCTGGCTGGAGAAACAGAACCCGGACATCCCCTTCGAGGAGTTGGGCCTGCGGGTGCAAACCGAGGCCGAACCGCTGCCCGCCGATGCCGGCCCGATGTCGGTGGCGGTCAACGGTTTCGGCTACGGCGGCACCAACGCGCACGCGATCCTGCAGGAATACGTCGGTGCGGCGCCGGCGGCCGCCGGGCCGCGCCGGCATCTGGGCATCCTGCCGATATCGGCGCGCGGCACCGCGGCGGCTCGTGCGCTGGCGGGCCGGTTCGCCGATCTCATCGACGGCGGCACCGATCCCGATCACCTGGCCGAGGCCGCGTGGACGCGCATGGCCCACCACCCGTTCCGCACCGGCGTGCTGATCGGTGCGAACACCGAGGATCTGGTGCGCGATCTGCGCGCCTATGCCGCCGGTGAGGGCCGTGACGCCTCGCGCACCGTCGTCTCCCGCGCCGCCGAACCGGTCTTCGTCTTCTCCGGAATGGGGCCGCAGCATTGGCGGATGGGGCGCGAACTGCTCGCCGCCGGTGGGATCTTCGCCGAGACCGCGGCCGCGATCGACGCCGAGTTCCGGGCCGTGGCGGGCTGGTCGATCATCGAGGAGCTACAGCGTCCCGAGGACGAATCCCGGGTCACGCGCACCGAAGTCGCGCAACCGGCCAACTTCCTCGTCCAGGTCGGACTGGCGCGCGAGCTGGCGCAGTACGGCATCGAACCCGCGGCCATCGTGGGCCACAGCGTGGGTGAGGTGTCGGCGGCATATGTGAGCGGCATGCTGTCGCTGCGCGATGCGGTGTCGGTGGCCTACCATCGGGCCCGCTTGCAGGCGACCACGGCCGGCACCGGCGGCATGCTCGCGGTCGGGCTCCCCAGGAACAAGGCCGCGGCGCTCATCGCCGACGAACCCGGCGTCGATATCGCGGCGGTGAACAGCCCCAGTGCCGTCACTCTGTCCGGTGATCTGGAGCGACTCGACGTGATCGCCGAAAAGCTCACGGAAGACGGTGTATTCGCGCGCCGCCTGCGCGTCGAGGTGCCCTACCACAGCCGGCTGATGGAGCCGATCGAAGCCGAATTGCGCACGGTGCTCGCCGATCTGACACCGCGGCCGCCGACGGTGCCGCTGTATTCGACCGTCACCGGCGAGCGGGTCACCGAAGGGGATTGGAACGCCGAATACTGGTGGTCCAATGTCCGGCAGCCGGTGCGCTTCCTCGACGCGATCACGACTCTGATCGGCGCGGGCAGCCGGATCTTCCTCGAAGTCGGCCCGCATCCGGTGCTCTCGGGCAATATCCGCGAAGCGCTGCTCGGGGCCGACGCGCAGGGCACGACGGTGCCGACGCTGGACCGCGAGCAGCGCGATGCGGACAGCCTGCGCCGCACCCTGATCGGCCTGCACGCGGCGGGTGTCCTGGACCGTGATGTGCTGTTCCCGGCCGATCGCCCGGCCACTCCGCATCTGCCGCTGCCGCGCTACCCGTGGCAGCGCACCCGCCTGCACTCCGCACTGCCGCTGTTCGAACAGGCCCGGCTCGGCACGCCCGGTGGGTACGCCATGCTCGGCGATCCGGATGTGGAGGGGCGGCCGGAGTGGCTGCTGCAGGTCGGTACCGAACTGCTGCCGTGGCTGCCGGACCACGTGGTCAACGGGATCAAGATCATGCCCGGCGCGGCGTACCTCGATGCCGCGCTCAGCGCCACCCAGGCCAGGATCGGCTCGGAACAGGTCGCGCTGGAAGGGGTCCGGTTCGTCGCACCGCTGGTCATGGGCGCCCCGGACGTGCCGCTGGTCGCGCTCAGCATCGAGGAGGCCAGCGGTCGCTTCCTGATCCGATCCCGCAGCGCCACCGGCACCGCGTGGACCGTGCACGCCTCCGGTCGCACCCTCACCGGCAGTCACGAGCAGACCACGGTCGCGGTCCCGGAGATCGAGGTCGGCATCGACGTCGATCCGGCCCTGTTCTACAGCGGCCTGGCCGCGGCGGGTCTGCGATACGGGCCGTCGTTCCAGCGGGTTACCTCGGTGCGGGTGGGCCGCGATGTCGTCGTCGCGACAGTCGACGGTGCCATCGCCGCCGACTCCGGACATCTGGCGCATCCGGCGGTGGTGGACGCCGCCATGCAGTGTGCCGCCATGCTGTTCGCCGACGAACGGATCGACGAGGGGGTGATGGTGCCGGTCGGGGTGGCCGCCGTGCGCCTGCTCGCGGCGCTGCCGGAGACGGTCACGGTGGTGGCCCGGCGCGATCCGAAGGCGCGGCTGCGCGCCGATGTCGATCTGCTCGATGCCGACCACAACCTGGTCGTCCGGCTGTCCGAATTGCAGATCGGCGCGCTGCGGCCCGGTGACGATCCGCTGCACCGGATGGCCGAGCTCTACTACACCGAGACACTGGAGGAACGCGATCCGATCGACCCGGCCGCCTTGGCCGACGCCGGTACGGTGAGCACCCTCGTCGTCCGCCTCGGTGACACCGGCCGCGCCGCCGATCTGGCGGCCGCGATCCCGGGATCCCGCCTCCACGCGGTGGGTTCGACCGGTCCGGAGCTCGAGGCCGAACTGGTCGAGCAGCTGCGGGCCGCCCGCGAGGATGCGGCCCAACGGCTGCACGTGTGTGTGGTGGCCGGCGCCGTCGGTGACGATGTGGCCGAGTTGTGGACACTCAAGCGCATCGCGGTGGCGATAGCGGAATTCGTCGAACCGCCCAGCGAGAACGGTGCACCGCAAACGATATTCGGCGACGGCGTGGTGCACTGCACCCTCGTCACCGAATCGGCGTTCACGCTGCCGGGCAGCGACGCCGCACCCGATACCGGGCAGGCCGCACTGGCCGGTGCGCGGCGAGTTCTGCTCAACGAGCAGACCGCGCTGCGGTGGCGGCTGATCGATACCGAACCCGCCACCTCGGTGGCCGATCTGGTGGCCGAATTGGCGGTGCCGGGCGCCTTCTCCCTCGACAACAGCGACGAGGTGCTGCTGCGCGCCGGGAAACGCTGGGCCACGGTGATCACCAAACCGCTGCCCGACCGGCTGGAGGAGCTGGAAACCGCCGCGCCGCTGACCGACCCGGAGGCGAACTTCGAACTGGATATGCCGCGGACCCGGCTGCTGTCGGCGCTGGCGTGGCGGGAATGCCCGCGCCCGGCACCCGGCCCCGGGGAGATCGAAATCCGCATGCAGGTCATCGGATTGAACTACAAGGACCCGTTGAAGGTCATCGGGCTGCTCGGTGAACGAGAACTCGCACCCACCTATTTCGGCACCGTGCCCGGAATGGAGGGTGTCGGCACCGTGGTGCGGATCGGGCCGGGCGTCGACGGCGTCGGGCCGGGTGATCTGGTCGGGGTCGCCGCCAAGGGCATGATGCGGCGTTTCGCGGTCGTGGACCGCGGACTCGCGGTCGCCCTGCCCGAGGGCACCGATCCCGGTCACTGCACCAGCATCATCGCCTTCGGCACCGCCGAATACGCGCTGCTGGATCTGGCCCGGCTGGAACCGGGGGAGACGGTGCTGGTGCACGGTGCGGCCGGTGGTGTCGGCACCGCCGCGATCCAGGTCGCGAAGGCGCGCGGCGCCACCATCATCGGTACCGCGAGCACGCCGGAGCGGCGCGAGCACGTATTGGCGATGGGCGCGGACTACGCGGTGAATTCGCGGTCGCTGAACTTCGTCGACGAGGTCGCCGCGATCACCGGCGGCGCCGGCGCCGATGTGATCATCAGCAGTGCGCCCGGTGAGATCCTGCGCCAGAACTTCAACGCCGCGGCGGAATTCGGGCGCATCGTCGAGGTCGGCAAGGCCGATATCTACACCGGCGGACTGCTCGAGCTGGCGAACTTCGACAAGAACCTGTCGTACTTCTCGATGGATCTGGACCGGCTGGTCAAGGTGAAGCCGCAACGGCTGGCGGCGCTGCTGCGGCGGGTGTTCGAGAAGGTCACCGAAGGCACCTACCGCCCCCTGCCGTACCACATGTTCGACACCGCCGAGGTGGGTAAGGCGTTCGAGGAAACCCTGCGTTCCTCGCGGGCGGCTCGCATCGCGCTGCGGATCGACGCGCCGGAACCACCGGTGCGCCCGTATCTGCCCGATGTCGAGATCAGCGATACCGCGACCTATCTCGTCACCGGCGGCTTCGGAGGGTTCGGTCTGGCGATCGGCCGGTGGCTGACGCTGCGCGGAGCGCGGAGGCTGGTGCTGCTCGGCCGGCGCGGCGCGACCACCGAGGAAGCGCGCCGTCAGCTCGAGGCGTGGCGGGCGATCGGTATCGAGGTGGTCGAAGAGCTCGTGGATGTGACCGATCCCGTGGCGGTCGCCGGTGCGATCACACGGGCCCACAGCACCGAGCACCCGCTGCGCGGTGTCTTCCACGCGGCGGGCGCGGTCGCCGACAACAACCTCGCGAAGATGGAGATCGGTCAGCTCGAACAGGTCTATCGGCCGAAGGTGCTCGGCGCGCAGATCGTGCACGCCGCGGTCGCCGACGCGGGAATCACGCTGGACATGTTCGTGCTGTGCTCCTCCGGCGGATCGATGTACGGCATCTACGGCCAGTACAGTTACTGCGCGGCCAATATCGCGGTGGAATCGCTGGCCGTGCGCTGGTCGCAGGCCGGGGAGCGGGCGTTGTGCGTCGGCTGGGGGCATCTGTCCGGCGCGGGTGGGATGGCCGCGAACGAGACCTCCGAGAAATATCTGGACCTGGTCGGCTTCGGGCCGATCGATATGGGTGATGCCACCGCCTACCTGGAACAGGCTCTGCGCCTGGGTGCCTCGCGCGTGGCGGTCATCCCGACCGACTGGGCCAAGCTGACCGGCACCTTCCCGCAACTGGCCCGCACCGGCCGCACCGCCGCACTGGCCCGGGCCTCGGCCAAGGACACCTCCGAGCTGGCTCGGTTGCGCGACGAATTGGCGGCCATGGAGGAGACCAAGCGCGGACCGCATATCGCCCGGCTGATGGCCGGCGAACTGGCGGTTGTCATGGGGGTGGACGTCGAGACCATCGATATGACGATCCCGGTGCCGGAACTGGGACTGGATTCGCTGATGGCGGTCGAACTCGGCGCCCGCGTCACCAAGACGCTCGGCATCGATCTGATGTCGCTGCAGATGGGCCGTTCGTTCAGCCTCGAGCAGGCCGGTCCGAAGGTGGCCGAATTGATCCTGGCGCACGAGCCCGGTGGCGGACAACCGGATCCGGCCACCGTGGCCGCCGCGGTGGAGGGCGCCGTCACGAACGGTTCTCGGCGCGCGGGCGAGGGCTCGAACGGCAACGGCGCCGATGCCGGCGCGGTCGCGGTGATGGCGGGGGTCAGCTGA
- a CDS encoding condensation domain-containing protein: MVDFGLIDEWAPPPGRMVTWVASPESVARARTAPIHPAPPSLQQEQYLRQADRHAAADFRFSGLCLATARIPTGDLDREAMTRIVNAFLLRHDTFRTWFDIDAAGIVRRHLIPGEVVDFIPVDYGWIDDPAAIRRHVEKTTPDPFQWDCFTFGVLEHGDATTVYLAVDHLHTDGLGQYLSASDFAQLYLAELGGKAEPLPPAASYLDYCVTERAYSDRQTLSSPGVQKWLQLLRGNDNRLPSFPLDLGKRADGYHRSAHRTVTLLDEDQASAFEEICRANDAEFVGGVFAAAALAEHALTDSDYYFGMTPVSTRTSAAEGNSVGWYVTLVPVAFPLGPGTPVTRTLKLAQRAYENGLRLAPTSFHRVLDLLPADSEIKVEPGWVTPMISFIDARDFPGHEFFDEVTAGVYANRAASEEALIWVNRLPSETTLSVIYPDTAVAHDSVERYIAAMTSVFASIIDRTAESN; encoded by the coding sequence GTGGTCGATTTCGGACTCATCGACGAATGGGCACCCCCGCCGGGCCGGATGGTCACGTGGGTCGCGTCACCGGAATCGGTGGCGCGAGCCCGCACCGCCCCGATACATCCCGCACCGCCGTCGCTGCAGCAGGAACAGTATCTGCGTCAGGCGGATCGGCATGCCGCCGCTGATTTCCGGTTCTCCGGACTGTGCCTGGCGACCGCGCGAATACCCACCGGCGATCTCGACCGGGAGGCGATGACACGCATCGTCAACGCGTTCCTGCTGCGCCACGACACCTTCCGGACCTGGTTCGACATCGATGCCGCCGGCATCGTGCGACGGCACCTGATACCCGGGGAGGTGGTCGACTTCATCCCGGTCGACTACGGGTGGATCGACGATCCGGCCGCGATCCGCCGGCACGTCGAGAAGACGACTCCCGATCCGTTCCAATGGGATTGCTTCACCTTCGGCGTCCTCGAGCACGGCGACGCGACCACGGTCTACCTCGCCGTCGACCACCTGCACACCGACGGCCTCGGGCAGTACCTGTCGGCGTCCGATTTCGCGCAGCTGTATCTGGCCGAACTCGGCGGCAAGGCCGAACCGCTGCCGCCGGCGGCGAGCTATCTGGACTACTGCGTCACCGAGCGGGCCTACAGCGACAGGCAGACGCTGTCCTCGCCGGGCGTGCAGAAATGGTTGCAATTGTTGCGCGGCAACGACAATCGGCTCCCGTCGTTCCCACTGGATCTCGGCAAACGCGCCGACGGCTACCACCGCAGCGCGCACCGCACGGTGACGCTGCTGGACGAAGACCAGGCGTCGGCCTTCGAAGAGATCTGCCGGGCCAACGACGCGGAATTCGTCGGCGGGGTGTTCGCGGCCGCGGCGCTGGCCGAGCACGCTCTCACCGATTCCGACTACTACTTCGGGATGACCCCGGTCAGCACGAGAACCTCGGCGGCGGAGGGCAATTCGGTCGGCTGGTACGTGACCCTGGTGCCGGTGGCCTTCCCCCTCGGCCCCGGCACTCCCGTCACCCGCACACTGAAACTGGCCCAGCGCGCCTACGAGAACGGCCTCCGCCTGGCGCCCACCTCGTTCCACCGGGTGCTCGACCTGTTGCCCGCCGACTCCGAGATCAAGGTCGAGCCGGGCTGGGTCACCCCGATGATCTCGTTCATCGACGCCCGCGACTTCCCGGGCCACGAATTCTTCGACGAGGTCACCGCCGGCGTCTACGCCAACCGCGCGGCGTCGGAGGAGGCCCTGATCTGGGTCAACCGCTTGCCGTCGGAGACGACGCTGAGCGTCATCTACCCCGACACCGCGGTAGCCCACGACTCGGTGGAGCGCTACATCGCGGCGATGACATCGGTATTCGCGTCGATCATCGATCGCACCGCGGAATCGAACTGA
- a CDS encoding MFS transporter: MTGATDREPVAVDVPETIEPVFDSPPSELAAWLAFAGCLIAVFMQMIDVTIVNTALPRVTTDLSASRSAELLVISGYSLAFACTLLSAARLGAVVGRRAMFLTSVVAFTAASVWCGMCTGATELVVARVVQGAAGAGMAAQTIAILIASFPRERHSLVFAMYGGVAGFAGMLGPILGGALLTVDIGGWGWRTVFLINLPIGVVAFALAWRYLRIGRPASPDRLDLGGAALSGFGLLLVVYALALVQQHGWQAQPIALGLAGVVVSALFVVHQIRRAARGASPLMRLDLFSDRGFRIGSILVCLFFGLFTAFVFAASITMQDVLGYTPWHTAIVMTLFALGAGAGAIGSLFLVRRWGILVLAAGVTLYGGCMGAGAVYLYLTTGEVNAFLAAPPCFAAGFGVGIFAVQVQPIMLSGLSADHMSETSGVVPTIEQIGNALGLAVLTTLFFRSHTLDGAITMMLALAVVSFGLGALTLAMPRHRRNRL; encoded by the coding sequence ATGACGGGGGCTACCGACCGTGAACCGGTCGCCGTCGACGTCCCGGAAACCATTGAGCCGGTTTTCGATTCGCCGCCCTCCGAACTAGCGGCATGGCTGGCCTTCGCCGGCTGCCTGATCGCGGTGTTCATGCAGATGATCGACGTGACCATCGTCAACACCGCCCTGCCGAGAGTGACCACCGACCTCAGCGCTTCCCGCTCGGCGGAACTACTGGTCATCTCCGGCTATTCACTGGCCTTCGCCTGCACCTTGCTCAGCGCCGCTCGTCTCGGCGCCGTAGTCGGCCGCCGCGCCATGTTCCTCACCTCGGTGGTGGCGTTCACCGCCGCCTCGGTGTGGTGCGGAATGTGCACCGGCGCGACCGAATTGGTCGTGGCTCGCGTAGTACAGGGCGCCGCGGGCGCGGGGATGGCAGCCCAGACCATAGCCATCCTCATCGCCAGCTTCCCCCGTGAGCGCCACTCCCTGGTCTTCGCCATGTACGGCGGCGTGGCCGGCTTCGCCGGCATGCTCGGCCCCATCCTCGGCGGCGCCCTGCTGACCGTCGACATCGGCGGCTGGGGCTGGCGCACGGTCTTCCTGATCAACCTTCCCATCGGCGTGGTGGCCTTCGCCCTCGCCTGGCGCTATTTGCGCATAGGCCGCCCGGCATCGCCCGACCGCCTCGACCTCGGCGGCGCGGCACTGTCCGGATTCGGGCTGCTCCTGGTCGTCTACGCCCTCGCCCTGGTCCAACAACACGGCTGGCAAGCCCAGCCGATCGCCCTCGGCCTGGCGGGTGTGGTCGTGAGCGCCCTGTTCGTGGTCCACCAGATCAGGCGAGCGGCCCGCGGAGCCAGCCCCCTGATGCGCCTGGACCTGTTCTCCGACAGAGGCTTCCGAATCGGCTCGATCCTGGTCTGCCTCTTCTTCGGCCTGTTCACCGCCTTCGTCTTCGCCGCCTCCATCACCATGCAGGACGTCCTCGGCTACACCCCCTGGCACACCGCCATAGTCATGACCCTGTTCGCGCTGGGCGCCGGCGCAGGCGCCATCGGCTCCCTATTCCTGGTGCGCCGGTGGGGAATTCTCGTCCTGGCGGCCGGCGTAACCCTCTACGGCGGCTGCATGGGTGCGGGCGCCGTCTACCTGTACCTGACCACTGGCGAGGTGAACGCCTTCCTCGCCGCCCCACCGTGCTTCGCGGCCGGATTCGGCGTCGGAATCTTCGCGGTCCAGGTGCAGCCGATCATGCTGTCGGGGCTCAGCGCCGACCACATGTCGGAGACGTCGGGGGTGGTCCCCACCATCGAACAGATCGGTAACGCGTTGGGTTTGGCGGTTCTCACAACCTTGTTCTTCCGCTCCCACACTCTCGATGGGGCGATCACCATGATGCTGGCTTTGGCAGTGGTGTCGTTCGGCCTGGGCGCATTGACACTCGCCATGCCACGGCACCGAAGGAACCGGCTGTGA
- a CDS encoding anthrone oxygenase family protein, which translates to MFAGLYAGVLLTLMVLEAELRRFDGSVYTRVAQVNLIGIPWLAGATLIPATLCAAVLVIVTIRRPGRARWWASSALLLLLTVFIISSAVNVQITAAEGRWDLLSPPPDWAVQRDHWQIAHAIRTAASVAAFLCLSVLTFGNGPTTAPHSFD; encoded by the coding sequence GTGTTCGCCGGCCTCTACGCGGGCGTTCTCCTCACCCTGATGGTTCTCGAGGCGGAACTGCGGCGGTTCGACGGTTCGGTGTATACCCGTGTGGCGCAGGTCAATCTGATCGGCATCCCCTGGCTCGCCGGTGCGACGCTGATCCCGGCGACGCTGTGCGCCGCCGTGCTGGTGATCGTCACGATTCGCCGCCCCGGCCGGGCCCGATGGTGGGCATCGTCCGCACTGCTTCTCCTGCTGACGGTGTTCATCATCTCCTCGGCGGTCAACGTCCAGATCACCGCCGCGGAAGGACGGTGGGACCTGCTGTCGCCACCCCCCGATTGGGCTGTCCAGCGCGATCATTGGCAGATCGCGCACGCAATCCGCACCGCCGCTTCGGTCGCGGCCTTCCTCTGCCTGAGCGTGCTCACGTTCGGGAATGGACCGACTACGGCTCCCCACTCATTCGATTGA
- a CDS encoding SDR family oxidoreductase, translated as MRTNDRVALVTGSGRSIGRAIALRLAADGAKVVINYKSNAEAAEQVAATIESRDGQATTVQADVSDPAQLTSLFDAAEHRYGGLDVFVHNAYGFAAGPMMSASDEDYARSFGANTQAAFVAFREAAKRVRDGGRIVYISSSATRASDPTLALYSASKAAGQQLARSFAREVGPRGITVNCVLPGPTNTDAMQPMKQMLLERVAQTPLGRVGEPEDIADVVGFLTSHDARWVTGQSIAADGGLTA; from the coding sequence ATGCGGACCAACGATCGCGTCGCCCTTGTCACTGGCAGCGGGCGCAGCATCGGCCGGGCGATCGCTCTGCGCCTGGCCGCGGACGGGGCGAAGGTCGTCATCAACTACAAGAGCAATGCCGAGGCCGCCGAGCAGGTCGCCGCGACGATCGAGTCGCGCGACGGACAGGCCACCACAGTGCAGGCGGATGTATCGGATCCGGCCCAGCTGACATCGCTGTTCGATGCCGCCGAACACCGGTACGGCGGGCTGGATGTGTTCGTGCACAACGCTTACGGGTTCGCCGCCGGTCCGATGATGAGTGCGTCCGACGAGGATTACGCGCGGTCGTTCGGCGCCAACACCCAAGCCGCCTTCGTCGCATTCAGAGAGGCCGCCAAGCGGGTACGCGACGGCGGCCGAATCGTCTACATCTCGTCATCGGCCACCAGGGCGAGCGACCCGACCCTCGCGTTGTACTCCGCGAGCAAGGCGGCGGGACAACAGCTGGCCCGCTCCTTCGCCCGCGAGGTGGGACCTCGGGGAATCACCGTGAACTGCGTATTGCCCGGACCGACGAACACCGATGCGATGCAACCCATGAAGCAGATGCTGCTCGAGCGGGTCGCGCAGACGCCACTGGGCCGCGTCGGCGAACCGGAGGATATCGCCGATGTCGTCGGTTTCCTCACCTCTCATGACGCGCGATGGGTTACCGGCCAGAGCATCGCTGCCGACGGTGGGCTGACCGCCTGA